A genomic stretch from Petrimonas mucosa includes:
- a CDS encoding SusC/RagA family TonB-linked outer membrane protein, translating to MKISLLLLFAIIFHATAADSNVKDAVIEPNRNVNDERQFIHEIETQSNYMPETDVRDENVREIFETGKALQQGKTVRGKVVDEQGTAVIGATVVVKNNPTHGTVTDVDGMFTIANLPENAVLVFTYVGMKPQEVSVAGTTSLNVVLHYDVEVLEEVVVVGYGTQRKVNLTGAVDQVSSDVFENRPITNMSQGLVGVIPNLNIQLTDGKPTNSPTYNIRGVTSIGQGGSALILVDGVEGDPRMLNPNDIESVSVLKDAASASIYGARAAFGVVLITTKQAAKGKTSLNYTGTFSSKRPTAVPDNIVDSYPWAQAFNDAWSRWNDDGRTPTAINKTMTFSPAYLEEIKRRWENPSLPRVEVNPVTGAYEYYYSTDWYKELYKNDFFAQDHNISMSGGNDLATFYLSGRYNGHEGLYKYNTDTYSMYNLRGRGSIQVLPWLNIDNNLEYSTMQYHQPINVGEGSNIWRNIADEGHPLAPLLNPDGTLSFSAAYTLGDRYLGKNGADLRQKVFKNKTAFTSVLLDKALTIKGDFTFQNTEYGHQRIRVPVPYSRYQGQVAYTGTNTNDLQERRSTTEYIATNLYANYVKSVNEIHNFELLGGFNYEQSVYNNLETTRNGVVYEDAKDINLALGSNIVTGGGYNKWRIAGGFARLNYNFLERYLLEVNGRYDGSSKFPSGQQWNFFPSISAAWRLSEEPFWKVDRDAISNLKLRVSYGSLGNGSINPYTFMENFSIRQSGRIIGDSRPQLTSQPSVIPNMLTWETSTTGNIGIDITALNNRLSFTGDIYQRWTDDMYTVGPSVPAVFGTSVPKGNYGSLETKGWEVSLTWMDRFNLKGKPFHYNVRLTLADSKTVITDYYNPDMNLTDYYVGQVIGEIWGYRVEGLFKSEEEIANSPSQSNILAHNTRRNHVGDLKFKNLDGDDVIYHGLNRVGNSGDKTIIGNNSPRYRFGINLGADWNRFFFNAFFNGVGKQQWYPSRESPFWGQYNRPYNDYPRWQENKQFRPELQNFDAYLPLLSGYTAQNANGQLALPNDRYLQNVAFIRLRTLNVGYTLPESITSKFAANNVKVYLSGENLWCWSPFYKITRDIDVENIWNAGTQLTGLNSDDVRTDGDGFNYPTLKAISLGLSINF from the coding sequence ATGAAGATAAGTCTTTTGCTATTGTTTGCTATCATTTTTCATGCGACGGCAGCTGACTCAAATGTCAAGGACGCCGTTATTGAGCCAAACAGGAATGTGAATGATGAAAGGCAGTTTATCCATGAAATTGAAACGCAAAGTAACTACATGCCAGAGACCGATGTTCGAGACGAGAATGTCCGCGAGATTTTTGAAACTGGCAAAGCATTGCAACAAGGGAAAACGGTAAGGGGGAAGGTAGTTGACGAACAGGGAACTGCCGTCATCGGAGCCACGGTGGTGGTGAAGAATAACCCAACGCACGGTACGGTTACCGATGTGGACGGTATGTTTACCATTGCCAATCTGCCAGAAAACGCCGTGCTGGTATTCACCTATGTGGGGATGAAACCCCAGGAGGTAAGCGTGGCCGGAACTACATCGCTGAACGTGGTTCTCCACTACGACGTGGAGGTGCTGGAAGAGGTTGTGGTAGTTGGTTATGGTACCCAACGGAAGGTCAACCTGACCGGTGCGGTAGATCAGGTATCCAGCGATGTGTTTGAAAACCGCCCCATCACCAACATGTCTCAGGGACTGGTGGGTGTGATCCCCAACCTGAATATCCAGTTAACCGACGGAAAACCTACCAACTCTCCCACCTACAACATCCGAGGTGTTACCTCCATCGGGCAAGGTGGCAGCGCCCTGATACTGGTGGATGGCGTGGAGGGCGATCCACGTATGTTGAACCCCAACGATATTGAAAGCGTGTCGGTACTGAAAGATGCCGCATCGGCTTCGATCTACGGTGCCAGGGCCGCCTTCGGGGTAGTGCTCATCACCACGAAACAGGCCGCCAAGGGGAAGACCTCTCTCAACTATACCGGCACCTTCTCCTCCAAACGGCCAACAGCAGTACCCGACAATATTGTCGACTCCTACCCCTGGGCACAAGCGTTCAACGATGCCTGGTCGAGATGGAACGACGACGGACGTACCCCTACGGCCATCAACAAGACCATGACCTTCTCTCCCGCCTATCTGGAGGAGATCAAGAGAAGATGGGAAAATCCCAGTCTGCCTAGGGTGGAGGTCAATCCGGTGACCGGGGCCTATGAATACTACTACAGTACCGACTGGTATAAGGAGCTTTACAAGAATGACTTCTTTGCCCAGGACCACAACATCTCCATGTCTGGAGGCAACGACCTGGCCACCTTCTACCTGAGCGGCCGTTACAACGGTCATGAAGGGTTGTACAAGTACAACACCGACACCTACTCCATGTATAACCTGCGAGGCAGGGGAAGTATCCAGGTATTGCCCTGGTTGAACATCGACAACAACCTCGAGTACTCTACCATGCAGTACCACCAGCCCATCAACGTGGGTGAAGGCTCCAACATCTGGCGTAACATCGCCGATGAAGGCCACCCGCTGGCACCGCTGCTCAACCCCGACGGAACATTGTCCTTCTCGGCCGCCTATACGTTGGGTGACCGTTACCTGGGGAAAAACGGTGCCGACCTGAGACAGAAGGTCTTCAAGAACAAGACCGCCTTCACCTCGGTACTGCTCGACAAGGCATTGACTATCAAGGGTGATTTCACTTTCCAGAATACCGAGTATGGACACCAGAGGATCAGGGTTCCGGTACCCTACAGCCGTTACCAGGGGCAGGTCGCCTATACCGGAACCAACACCAATGACCTCCAGGAGCGGCGCTCCACCACCGAGTATATCGCCACCAACCTCTATGCGAACTACGTGAAATCGGTCAACGAGATCCACAACTTCGAACTGCTGGGAGGGTTCAACTACGAGCAGTCGGTATACAACAACCTGGAGACGACGCGCAACGGTGTGGTATATGAGGATGCAAAGGATATCAACTTGGCGTTGGGAAGCAACATCGTTACCGGCGGAGGGTACAACAAGTGGCGGATTGCCGGTGGATTTGCCCGTCTGAACTACAACTTCCTCGAGCGCTACCTGCTGGAGGTGAATGGCCGCTATGACGGATCGTCGAAATTTCCGTCGGGCCAGCAATGGAACTTCTTCCCCTCCATCTCCGCAGCCTGGAGGCTTTCGGAAGAGCCGTTCTGGAAGGTGGACAGGGACGCCATCTCCAACCTGAAACTGAGGGTTTCCTACGGGTCGCTCGGCAACGGTTCGATCAACCCCTACACCTTCATGGAGAACTTCAGCATCAGACAGTCTGGACGGATCATCGGCGATTCACGGCCCCAGCTGACCTCCCAGCCGTCGGTTATTCCCAACATGCTTACCTGGGAGACATCAACCACCGGCAACATCGGTATTGACATCACCGCACTGAACAACCGCCTCTCCTTTACCGGCGACATCTACCAACGGTGGACCGACGACATGTACACGGTGGGTCCGTCGGTACCGGCCGTATTCGGCACCAGTGTTCCGAAAGGAAACTACGGTTCGCTGGAGACCAAGGGATGGGAAGTCTCCCTTACCTGGATGGACCGGTTCAACCTGAAGGGCAAACCTTTCCACTACAACGTGAGGTTGACCCTGGCAGACTCCAAGACCGTTATCACCGACTACTACAACCCCGACATGAACCTGACGGACTACTATGTTGGCCAGGTGATCGGAGAGATTTGGGGATACCGGGTAGAGGGACTTTTCAAATCGGAGGAGGAGATCGCCAATTCACCCTCTCAATCGAACATCCTGGCTCACAATACCCGGAGAAACCATGTGGGTGACCTGAAATTCAAGAACCTCGACGGGGACGATGTCATCTACCATGGCCTCAACCGCGTGGGGAACTCGGGAGACAAGACGATCATCGGAAACAACTCACCCCGCTACCGTTTCGGCATCAATCTGGGAGCCGACTGGAACAGATTCTTCTTCAACGCTTTCTTCAACGGTGTTGGGAAGCAGCAGTGGTACCCCTCCAGGGAGTCGCCTTTCTGGGGACAGTATAACCGCCCCTACAACGACTACCCGAGGTGGCAGGAGAATAAGCAGTTCAGACCCGAACTCCAGAACTTCGACGCATACCTGCCGTTGCTCTCCGGTTATACCGCACAGAATGCAAACGGCCAGCTGGCCCTGCCCAACGACCGTTATCTGCAGAACGTGGCATTTATACGTCTGAGAACATTGAATGTGGGTTATACTTTGCCCGAATCGATCACCTCGAAATTCGCGGCCAACAATGTGAAGGTATATCTCAGTGGAGAGAATCTGTGGTGCTGGTCTCCTTTCTACAAGATCACAAGGGATATCGATGTAGAGAATATCTGGAATGCCGGTACGCAGCTTACCGGACTGAACAGCGATGACGTCCGTACCGATGGTGACGGGTTTAACTATCCGACTTTGAAAGCCATTTCTCTTGGTTTATCCATTAATTTTTAA